The following DNA comes from Procambarus clarkii isolate CNS0578487 chromosome 23, FALCON_Pclarkii_2.0, whole genome shotgun sequence.
atcTAACCTAAAAAAATATTAACCCATACCCATGGGCGGAATATGACGtttaattaaaaaatgtattttctCTCAAACAAAAgtttatatacaaaaaaaaaaaaaaaaatacagaaagCGTTGCCATAATTATTAATATCAGCGTCACTCCGGCTGCAAAGCCCATAACTTACTCATTAATAGCGCCctcctgttcctgctgctgctcctgctgctgttgatgctgctgctgctgctactgttgttgctggtcTTAGTGCTGTTGAAGCTCCTGATGCTGTTGGtgcttctgctgctgttgcttctCCTGCAACTGTTTCTGTTTCCGCTaccgttgctgctgttgctgttgctactgttggtgttgttgctgctgctgttgctgctgttaatgttcctgttgctgctcctgatgttgttgctgctcccGCTTCTGTTGGTGCTCcagatgctgttgttgctgcttctactgctgttgctgcttgtgacattgctgctcctgctgctgttgctgctgttcattctcctgctgatgttgctgctgctgttgctcctcctgctcctcttgcggctcctgctgctgttactgctgctgctacccttcctgctgttattgctgcgctgctgttgctgcccctgctgctgttgctgttcctgATGCAGGTGCTGCCCCTGCTTCTGTTGTTGATTCTACTGCTGTTgcggctcctgctgctgttgcttctcatcctgttgttgctgctcataCTAttgttgctgttcctgctgctggtgttgcttctgctgatgttgttacttctgctgctgttgctgctttaaCTGCGGttgttgcttctgctgctgcagttgttgcttctgctgctgctgttgttgcttctgctgctACTAATCTGCTTATGTTGCTGCTCAtgcctctgttgctgctgttgcaacTTTTACTGCAGTTGCTGCTCCTGCTTTTGACGCTTCTCatgttgctgcttctgttgctgcttctgttgttgattctgctgctgttgctatttttgctgctgttgctgctcctgttgttgttgcggCTTCTGCTGCCGTTGCTGCGGTGAAAAGTGAAGTAATTTAGATTTTGCTCTGATTGGCATTTAGAAGTTATATttggcttatgaataagtgcatatgtgacatattaatttattgtgaatatttgaatttaccttgaaaagctgaatagaaaacacccacctaacctaacctgcttagtatgttaagatattacaattagtacttaacgtagacctatattgatattacagttttataaaaaactaaaactaaacaaaaatatataaataaattttaaagtaacttaggatattgtcaaatttttaaataaaatttctattgcttaataaaactgaaaggaagagttagtgccttgGAAAAAAATATGACTTGGCATtaatcacatatgtacttatttataagcgaaatattgcctataagcaataagtcatatatttactgtcttgtgcgagaacgggttgccacacGACCACATGCAtgaccacacacacctcacccccacacacatcacAATGCGCCCCCAACACACAGCACAATATGTTTACGATCATCACCATCCCCCTTAGCTcttcccctccccatcccccccttaGTTCTTCCCATCACCCAACGTCCTCCTTACAgccaagaaggaggaggaggagaaggaggaggagaaacacGCAGACGCACACACAAAAACTATTTCCTTGGCATGATGAGAAAGACTGCACCGTAAGAGCGTGCAGCGAGGTACACCCCTCCTATAGCGTTCCAGCTTGGATGCCTGGAACACCGCCATGCATATCCCGTAGACTGCTTTTATGAGTATTTTCTCCTTGGACACGCGATGCGGCCGGAAGTTCGTTGCCGGTCATATTCCACAAGGGGGTTAAATGCATGAATATGTCAAGGAATTAATATATAACAGGAGGAGGAAGAAAATATTGCTGTAGGCACTTGCTGGAATTGAGACTTGAGAGAAATAAAGACAGAGACAGGAAAATAGAATATAGGAAAACTAGTTAGGAACTTGTTCCTTGGTGATTTCCCGGGAATATTTAGCAAGCGACCCTTGGAATCGATTCAAATTCTGTTAGGGAATGGCAATAACTTCCcaagcttccccccccccatcttctcgGCAGTTGCATGCCCACACTGCTTGCAGGAAATAAGCTACATGAAGTAGCACCATCCAGTGGTGGCGAACTGGTGGATAAGTAACACCTACGTAGGTGTGTTGACTTATATGCAGCCATTATTCTAACTACCACAAGCTACTATTGTTACAACAGCTACTAATATATCTTTAACAACTACAATACCTGATACTATTATTGCTACTAATACAACATATGCTACTATTATTACTACTAATGCAACACCTGCTACAAGTATTTGTCATAtctctgtcctctcctcaccGCCGTGGACGAAAGGATTGTTTACTTTTTATCGACATCAATCCGCCCTTGTACGTCTGGCACCTTTCTGGTAGGCACTTCTTAACATAACGGGTTAAACAATTACCTGGACTGATCACATATTTTTTCTTGTTTAATATCCACAGTTTGTTGTCTCATATTTGCTTCTAGCTTTCCGCAGCGGACGTTCACAACactagtttttttttaattattttcacCGAGTTCTCTCTGTAAAACACAGTTGGACAATTTCTGTTTTTCTTGTGTTAAGAGTAGTTCTATCAATAATGCCAGACCTCACATGCAGGTCGGATAGTCGGTGGTAAGGGTAAGACAAAACAAAAGATAAAGAACGAAGAAATATACCCTTATAGTTACTAATTAATTGCGACCGATGGATGGAATGGACTATGCCTTAAGACGAGTTGGACGGCAACACTCGCCCAAATGACACCAGGATCCAGAAGTGAGACATAATCTGCCACGGAACTGAAGGTGCAGATTCATGTTGACTGTGATGAAGGCCTTTGTGAGCACATAAATGAATGCATAGTGAGTACATGGATAAATGTTTTGAAAGTACATAGTGAGAATATGGAATATACAtcgtaatgttgaccagaccacacactagaaattgaagggacgacgacgtttcggtccgtcctggaccattatcaatcgacttgagaatggtccaggacggaccgaaacgtcgtcgttccttcaatttctagtgtgtggtctggtcaacatacttcagccacgttattgtgactcatcgcctgcatacatcgTAATCATTATGGATGAGTACATGGTGAGAATATGGAGGAGTACATAGTGAGCATATTGATGAGAATATGATGAACATGTGAATGTCTTCTTTTTGAGTATATATGTGAGAACTTGATTAGTAAACGGATGAGTACATGGTGAGCACATAACTCACCATGTACTCATATCTCTTTCTCTctgagagagagatatgagagagaaagagagagagagagagagagagagagagagagagagagagagagagagagagagagagagagagagagagagagagagagagagagagagagagagagagagagaaagagagagagagagagagagagtgttacggacccgagtccagcatcggagcacggagcagtgacaacaacgccatctgtgagtccgctcccgaaaccccctccaaatggacgacgccatctagtgaggacgggatataccggccacaggtgctggattcccgtctaaaacagctcataacgtagccgctgctgacctctggtgaggtggcgcttagacggtgaacgccatctatggagcaaagaggtggacgtttgtgtctaagcctgtgagtgaggttccctagagcgtcccagtattaatgacgtatctgattgcagagtcgacctgggactgctgtgttggacgatggatgaGTCTAcctaaggcagccaaggtctcttcaccagtctgctttgaagaagttgtgagtcacccccggacgaactctgttgagagtattagcctgcctgtgacgtggcagtgtcggaaatcgccttatccggggctggctggtggaagagactagccactgtggtgcttagtaaggagagtgatcagcgggatcacacgaggctcctgcctagggctcgtaaccctagtatcggtcgtggagtggcctatacagcggagctgatcggtacctgccagctacaggctggattgtggttgaaggcctccacgacggagcacccagtgggactgtgatttggctggcctgtggccagggtagattcgccaataGAATCATAGAGATCGTGgaatcatcgtgggccacggaagtaggaaccagggctacccaaagtgtgcaccgtggagcatcctgtgtcttcggaggaagacaagcttgtacataatcgtgtagtaataacccccgtgtgcaactgttatatatttatttatagtggtagtgaatatatatatatatatatatatatatatataaattggaacatttgtatccctccccctttaatctaacttgcgttacggaacacaccccttgaaagcctctactaacttggggccggatacccaaactctactaacatcagagaagaacgcgGTTGCGTCCAACTAGGgccgtaacagagagagagagtgagagagcgagcgagagagagagaaagagagagagaaagagagagagcgagagagacagagagagagcgagagacagagacagatagagacagagagagagaaagagagagagagagagatttgagaAACGTTATCTCCCAGTAAAATCTATCGATTTGGCGTTCAGCTTTCCTTTCATACATAACCCGCTGCAGTCAGAAATAATTTTTGTTAACTCGATCCATGGTCAGCCAGCTGGTGCGGCGGCTGCGGCTGGTGCGGCAGGTGCGGCAGGTGCGGCAGGTGCAGTCAAATGCGGCTGCGGTGACCTCTCTGGCGGGTGTGTACAGTGCGGATTTTCTCTATGACAAACTGCAACTGGTTCACGAATTAATCCACAGAGCTTATGGCTACAGTTTCTGTTTGTTTCACTCTTGTATTTGTTTTGTTAGTCCCCCTCACTGCCATGTAAAGCCAGTTTGTGCTATGGAAAAGATTTGTATTTATCTCCTTTTTTCCTTGAGAATTGTAGATAATAGTTCTTAAAGATGTTACATATTAAATGTAAAATAATCATAACGTATCTCGAAGGAAGATAACGAAATTCATGACGAGAttgagaggaagggaggaagaatagaagagagagagagagaaagagcgagagagagagagagagagagaggggggggatgtagggtgagaggggaagagaaacaGAGACCTGAGAACCGCTGAGTACCCTCTTTAATACAATATGTTATAAGTGGTATAATTACCTTTTCTTGTTTAAACCATGCTTATGAACTTTGCATAAAAGGAATGATTTATGAGCTGTTTGTAATCAACGGCAGGTGAATATCAGATTAGCTAAAAAGGCCAAAATTAACTTATCAGCTTATTttaaagagtatatatatatatatatatatatatatacagagagagagagagagagagagagagagagagagagagagagagagagagagagagagagagagagagagagagagagagagaggggaggtgcTATTGTAGTTTTATGTTGTGCTGTGTGGTGTTGTCTGGTGAAGGTCTAGTGATGATGTAGTACAGTATTGGTTATGTTTTTTTGTGGTGAAGTTTTCGTAGTGAAGTTGTGTTGTTGAGTTTTCGTGGGGTAATTGAGGTGAGGTGATTATTCTTTTGAGGTTGttgagtgtatgtgtagttttgtTATTGCATGGTaatgtgtggtgtaggtgtggagatGGTGTTGTGTGTTATATCTGAGCCGTTGGAGATATTTGGTAGTATTGGGTGGTGAAAGTATGattggagtgttgtgtggaggggttTGGTGGTATGGTTTATTTGTGGTGGAATAGCTGTGGTTGTATagctatggtggtggtgttgggtgtaacAGCTCTGGTGATGAAAGCATCAATGTGTTGCAGACGTTTAAGCACAACCTTCCACATCTTCCTCTTTAAGAGCAGCGGAATATTTTTCTTTTCTCGCCCACACCAGCAGAACAATTCTCTCAACGTCAGAATAATTATCTCACAACCACAATCATTCTCTCACCATCACAATCATTTTCTCACCAGCAGAACAAATCTCTCACGGCAGAATTATTATCTCGTTATCACAATCAATCTCAACATCACAATCAGTATCTCACCAGCATACCAATTCTCTCAACGGCAGAAAAATTATCTCCCCATCACGATCATTTTCTCGCCATCACAAGCCTTCTCTTACAATCACAGTTATTCTGTCATCATCAAATAGTTGCATCACCTGTTCAATATTTCTACACCTTCTGAATGTTTCGGTTACCATCATAAAGTTTCCATCGCCAGCAGATGCTTTTGTCTCTGTCtccaacacatttttttttatccgTGCAGAATATTTATCTTATCACAAATACATTTTCAACTCCACCAGAGTATTCCCATATTCAGCAGTGTATTAGTATTCCGATTACTATCAGACTATACCCGTCACTATAGTATTCCATTCATCATAAGAGAATCACATCACTAACAGAATATTCCCCGTAACCATGagagtatcacacacacacacacacacacacacacacacacacacacacacacacacacacacacacacacacacaggcaggcgggggtggggggaatggtcCTAGcacggataaggaactacctaacaggaaggagccaaagagttacggtaaggggcgagaagtcggactggcgaacagtaacaagtggagtaccacaaggatcggtgctgggaccaattctatttcttgtatatgttaacgacatgtttacaggcgtagagtcctacatgtcgatgtttgcggatgacgcaaagttgatgagaagagttgtgacagatgaggattgcaggatcctccaagaggacctgaacaggttgcagagatggtcagagaaatggctactggaattcaacacgagaaaatgtaaagttatggaaatgggactaggagataggagaccaaagggacagtacacaataaaggggaacagcctacctgtgacgacgcgtgaaagagacctggggtggatgtaacacctaatctatctcctgaggcacatataaataggataacgacagcagcatactctacactggcaaaagttagaacatcattcagaaacctaaatgaggaggcttttagggcgctttacactgcctacgtgaggccagtcttagagtatgccgcctcatcatggagtccccatctgaagaagcatataatgaaacgcctgagggaactgtgccttacgacactagaaagaagaagggagagggggacatgataggaacgtataagatactcagagggattgacagagtggacattgatgaaatgttcacacggaatagtaacagaacaaggggacatggatggaagcttgaaactcagatgagtcacagagatgttaggaagttttcttttagcgtgagagtagtgggaaaatggaatgcacttggggaacaggttgtggaagcaaatactattcataattttaaaaccaggtatgatagggaaatgggacaggagtcattgctgtaaacaaccgatgctcgaaaggcgggatccaagagtcaatgctcgatcctgcagacacaactaggtgagtacaactaggtgagtacacacacacacacacacacacaaaaccacaaccacacacacacacacacacacaaccacaaccagctacccagtaacgccagaagggaggacaaccccgcctccctcctctgcatagaaagccaccttaccccaaaccctccctgccccaactcaaatgttcagccaaatctccctttcCATATCTCAATTACACCTACCATCGTCCCCATCCCTCCCATATCACCATTACCTACACAATAACATCACAATACCATCACCCTCCATACCCCATCACCCATATGCAAAATCCACCTCACCATCATATAACTCCCATCAACTTTCAAACCTGCCCATCACGTGCGTCATCAACCATCATGGTCGAGAGAAACTGAAGCCGGTGAGAACATCAACATGGTAATTAGCCATATTATAGCATAAGGAAATTGATTTGCAGAAAGCAATTATGTGCATACTGTTtgtattaactatttgtttaaatATGGTCGTTTTATATACTTAATAATTAATGATTTGTTATTACTATTGTGATATTCTTTTTCTTGATTAACAATATTACAATAAATTGTATGTATAATTGACTTCCTAGTGACTTTATAAGTAATATCAGTCAATATAATTTAAACGTGATTTATCAATATTATAtgtttattaattaataaaattaaaattgtGGTGATTATTCTTTAATATAGAATCCATCAAAAATGTAACGTATCTGTCGTGTCTTCCTAaacataaaacaaattaaataaaaCATCCCGAGTTCTTACAGCTGCCCACATGTGAATAACTTGATAATCAGCCATAATGAACAATGGACGAATTCTACTGTTAAAAATTTTCCTCTAAtgcaaaattaataaataattatgtaGAGGAAATTAAATCATATTTGCAATAAAATATCAGAATGTCCCATTTcagaatattaataaataaaaacaCTTATATACGAAAACTAAAAGTCTTTATCGTATAAAATTGTTGTTGATTATTACTTGAATCAACCAAAAAACGTAATCCGCTCTGTTTATACGGTGGTGagaaaaagtggtaatctgattTTACAGCATGATAGTATACACTAAATATATTTGTTCCTCTGCTCAACCAATTCAACGCTAAATCACCGAGAAAAACAAATTTTTAATCTGCTTATGGCCTGCCCGCATCAGAGCCGTACCGTAAATACGAGTTAATCTCCAGGCCAAACACGCTCCTCCAGTGAATACTGCCATCCGGAATACCAATAACGGTCTTATTGGTCTCCATATTACCCTCCGATCTCTGTGTAACGGGACAAAAATTGCCCTGGTGAATGCTGTTCAAAATGCCGTTTAGAATTTGTTTTCAAATTTTAAAAGTTTGTGtgagtgtatgtactcacctaattgtgcttgcgggggttgagctctggcttttggtcccgcatctcaactgtcaatcaacaggtgtacaagttcctgagccaattgggctctatcatatctacacctgaaactgtgcatgaagtcagcctccaccacatcacttcctaatgcattccatttgtcaaccactctgatactagaaaagttctttctactatctgtgtagctcatttgggcactcagtttccacctgtgtcccctagtgcatgtgtctcttgtgttaaataacctgtctttatctatcttatcaattcccttgagaatcttgaatgtggtgatcatgtcccctttaactcttctgtcttccagcgaagtgaagtttaattcttgtagcctctcctcgtagttcatacctctcagctcgggtactagtctggtggcaaacctttgaactttttccagtttggtcttatccttgactagatatggactccatgctggggctgcatactccaggattggcctgacatatgtggtatacaaaattctgaatgattccttatacaagtttctgaatgccgttcttatgttggccagcctggcatatgccgctgatgttatcctcttgatatgtgctgcaggcgacaggtctggtgtgatgtcaacccccaagtctttttctctctctgattcatgaagaatttcatctcccagatgatacctagtatctggcctcctgctccctacgcctatcttcattacattacattggctctagttaaactctaacaaccatttgttcgaccattccttcagcttttctaggtcttcttgaagcctcaagcagtccttctctgtcttaatccttctcataatttttggcaTCGAGAAATTAGAAATCTtgcttctaatatatgtaaacacacacacgagaaattgtgtatgtgtgtgtgtgtgtgtgtgtgtgtgtgtgtgtgtgtgtgtgtgtgtgtgtgtgtgtgtgtgtgcgtgtgtgtgtttgtgtgtactcaccaagttgtattcacctagtagtgtATGCGGCGTCTGAGCTTTGCATCTTTAGGCctacctcttaactgtcaatcaactgatgtacagtgtttgtgtgtactcaccaagttgtattcacctagtagtgtATGCGGGGTCTGAGCTTTGCATCTTTAGGCctacctcttaactgtcaatcaactgatgtacagttgATTAGAGCCAATTGGTCTCTACCAAatctactcttgaaactgtgtatggagactgtctccaccatatcactacctaatgctgcctaatgcattccacttgttaactactcagacactgacaaaattctttctaatttctCTGCAGTTCATTTGGACACTTAAGTTTCCAACTGAGcttccttgttcatgttccacccgtgctaaagagtttgtattTTTCCAACTTGTCAAATCCCGAGAATTTTGTAAATCGTGATCAAgtctccccatactcttctgccCTCTAGGGTTTAAGAAGCTTCCCGGGAAGCTAAACGTGAGTTTTAGcttccgtagcctttcctcgtagctcattcctctcagttctgggactagtctggaggCATACCTCTGTATCTTCTCTAACATTTTTTTTGTGTCTAAATAGGTAAGGACTCTAGGctgctgctgcatattccaggattgttctgacataagtggtatacaaagtcCTGAACGATTCTTAACTCAGGTTTCTAAAGGAAAGTCTTATGGtgaccaatctagcatatgcagcTGGTGATATCCTTTTGGTGTGGGCTTCTAACGAaattcagtgtgatatcaaccccaagatctttctctctatttatctCCTGCAGGATTTCAAAGGGTACCTTTTTCAgcttcctgctcccttcgcctaatttcattactttacactttcctaagttgagctttagtaaccattttctagtccattcctccagtttgtccaggccatcctgtagtctctgtttatctTCATTGTTCATTGTCTTAAttgttctcataatttttgcctcatcagcaaacattgagaggaatgagtctattcccttTGGAAGatagtttacatatatcagaagcaaGATGGGTCCAATTACAGAGCCCCGTGGGATTCCGCTGGAGACATctcaccactctgatgtctcccccttacagttactcgctgttttctgttgcttagatactcccttatcaacTGGAGGACCTTACTTttttctccaacttttgtaacagattTTTAAGAGGTTCTGTGTCAAAGGctctctgacagtccaagaaagtgCAAT
Coding sequences within:
- the LOC138367818 gene encoding sericin-2-like; this translates as MRQQTVDIKQEKICDQSSNGSRSRNNNRSSNSSKNSNSSRINNRSSNRSSNMRSVKSRSSNCSKSCNSSNRGMSSNISRLVAAEATTAAAEATTAAAEATTAVKAATAAEVTTSAEATPAAGTATIV
- the LOC138367817 gene encoding antifreeze protein Maxi-like → MSQAATAVEAATTASGAPTEAGAATTSGAATGTLTAATAAATTPTVATATAATVAETETVAGEATAAEAPTASGASTALRPATTVAAAAASTAAGAAAGTGGRY